A stretch of DNA from Nerophis ophidion isolate RoL-2023_Sa linkage group LG18, RoL_Noph_v1.0, whole genome shotgun sequence:
GGATATGAAGACCTGTATTATTTACTTCCAACTAAACCCCAGCGGGACCCCAACATGGCCATTAGCATTGGTGTTAGCTTGAAGCTAGCCACGATTAGCCTCTACAAAGTCGGTCAAACAGCGAAATATTTAAACAAATCCGGTTCTCCATCAAGCAGTGATTGATATTAAAGCCCTCCTAAAGTCTTACGATGTTAAAACAAACATCTAACAGCCCCAACAAGCATTTGAAGTGCCTAGCTAAAAGCTACATTCGTAGTTAGCCATTAGCTTACTGATAAGCATGCTAGGAATTGAAAtgttctgaatttttttttttttttaaaaacctcaacttaatttaatatttaattgTGTCCCCTTAAATATGTTGTAACTTTACATCCGACAAAACCCCAaacttgatttaattaaaataaaattcagTTCTATGGTTAAAAATAACAAATCCAAAAGCTCTATAATTGTGTTTCTTATTAAAGAACCCATTTGAATCTTCTTTACTTTAGACTTTCTagttagtgttttttttctattaCAAGTATTTGATAACAGCTTCCACGCCAAATGTACATATGGAAGAATATTTCATATCCTGTGTTATGCCCGTGTTGTGATGAACTTTTAAAGGTGACGACGTTCTACCATGCACTGTAAGTCGTGCCAGAGACttgattttatatttatatttacaaagtCATCCTACTCCTTGTCTCTGGTACCTTTTTTTTGGAAATGGAATTATATTTGCACACCTTTTCATCTAAACATGTGTTTGTGTTCCTTTGTTTGGTGTggaaagtgtgtgcgtgtgtgtgtgtgtgtgtgtgtgtgtgtgtgtgtgtgtgtgtgtgtgtgtgtgtgtgtgtgtgtgtgtgtgtgtgttaggcggGGTGTGCAGTGGATTTGGCACCTGGAGGTATTTTGTTCAAATCCATGACATATGAGGTCAGTCGATCTGCTTTTCAAACTTTAAGTAATAATAAAATTACAAGTTagcttgttaatgttagcatgctaacatttagcaggtcacgtaccaagttttatgactctgaGATGTATCGTGGCAAAATTGGCTAACAAGtttccatgctaacagttagcatatgtcacgtTCCAAGTTACATGACTCGAGTTAACGGTTGCAAAAATAGTTtaaataataacatgttaatgTTGGCATACGTCACGTACCAAGTTACTCTGAGGTGTACAGggacaaaattagctaaaaaggttaGCTTGTTAACGTTAGTATACTAACAGTTAACGTATAGGTCACTCAGCAAATTGAATGAGGAGGAAAATTGGCaaaaaacttagcatgctaacgttagcatatgtcaagttccaagttatatgactctggtaaacggttgcaaaattagctaaaaaaaaaataaatttacaaaagttagcatgctaacaattaacatAGGTTGTGTACCAATATATTAAggtgaggtgtttggctgcaaaactaACTAAAAAGAGTTAGctagttaatgttagcatgctaacagttaacataggTCATGTACCAAGATTTATGACTCAGGTGTATGGGGGCAAAAatggctaaaaagttagcattttaacagttaTTATATGTTAAGTTCCAAGTTATATGattggggtaaacggttgcaaatttacctgaaaaaaaaaatggtatgttaagtgttagcatgctaacagttagcataggtcacataccaagttatatgactgtaaggcgTACGAGGGCAGAATTACTTAAAAAGTTATCATATGTTAAGTTCCAAGTTATATTATCGGTAAACGAATGCAaaattgtctttaaaaaaaaaagtttgcatttttAATGTTgagtaaatggttgcaaaatttgcacaaaaaaagaaTTTGGTATGCTAATGTTACTATGCTTTACAACTTTCACACAATACAAAGAGACAGCTTAGGATTTAAATAGAAAAACTGGAATAATACATTTCCGTAATATGTTTATAAAAGTGTAGAATAATTCATCTATCTGTAACAATAAGCTTGTTGACCCAAACTAATCCTACCTGCTTCTGTAACTTTAATGCCTTCTGTTTATTTGCAGATAaagcttgtacacacacacacacacacacacacacacacacacacacacaggtaatgaGATTAAACAGGTCCACTCAGTACCAGCACTGAACCTGTGAGCAAGCGGAATATCAGCTTACACAACGTGTATCCTATTCAatcatttatattattataaatatgtctaataatacttataataatgtaaatattatcAGTAACatttatattataaaataataatatttataaatattaagataggctccagcaaccctgcAAGGGACAAACAGCcttgaatgaatggatggatggaatatttatactataaaaatgttgAGTATTTATGTAtcataaatattaatattatttatgatTCTTATATCATTATAATGTATAGTTCTATAGTAATTGTTATTAATTTGATTATTGCAGAAGAGTAACAATGCTTTTCATTACGCTCCTTATCACCCCTAGTGGTGTGTTTTTGTTGCGTCTATTCATGCACAAGAGTGGGTGTTGGTCAGTGTGCTGGTTCTGTCCGGTCCAAAAACTTCTTAAAGGACAGTAAGTGAGAGTGTGGAGACGCTGCTCCAGGGGGAACCCTGACCTGCACTGACCTGGATCCCTGCAGGCAGCTGAGCTGCAGAGATTCCAGGTCGACTCAGAGCCGCCGTGACCCTGATTTGCACCCACCCAGAACCGTCAGGTCCACTTTGTACGACTCTTTGATGCCGCTGAGGCGGTTCTTTCCTTTGAGTTGCATTTTGGCCCCGCAGTGATGGGATCGCGGGTTAGATTCCCCGCCGTGTTTACAACGTTGTGATGTTTCATAACCGCGCGGACGGCCTACATCTGTCACTGTCCAAATCAATAGAGATGATTGAAGAACGGTCCATCGCCTGATTGGCTGAGCCGCCTGGCCTGGCCCCGCCCACTCACTGCCACCACAGGAGGCAGATAAATACGAGACAAGTTCAGATGAGTTCCTTCCTTTTGTCATCTGACTGTTCCAACATTGAATTGTTACTACTGCACCTGAACGCACCGTCTCTCTACTTTTACATCAGGTTCTGAAGTGGACTGGATCTGGATCAAGATGGATGTGGAGGATCTGGACTATCACTCGGTCAGCACAGAGCGGTGAGACTCGGCAAGATGATTCATTACGAAACATTACAACAACAATTAATTAATTGGCTAATACTAAATTTATTTTATAGTATTTTGGACACCTTTAATTTAGAGCAGGATTTTTTACTCTTATCCAAAATgaagaaatatttatttttttatatcaataaCATAACTGATGTTGACAGACGTCTTAATCTGATAAAATAAGACAATATTTCAGAACAAAACTGTGATGTCAACTGTGTTGTCTCACTGATCAAAAAAGTAAAGAGATTTCAATAACAAAACAGTGACGTTGATTGTGATGTCTTGCTCGGAtccaaaaatatgtatatattttttaaaatcaataacAAAACAGTAATATTGACTGGGATGTCTCACTCTcatccaaaaaaaaaactattttttattatatCAATAACATAACAGTGCTGTTGACTGAGATGTCTCACTCTGACCTAAAAAGGAAAGATATTCCAATAACAAAACTGTGACGTTGACTGGGATGTCACATTCTGATCAAAAAAGTAAATATATTACTTTAATAACAAAACAGTGATGTTGATCATGATTTCTCACTCCGATCAAAAAAGGAACATTTCCATAACAGTGATGTTGACTAAGGTGTCTCACTCTGATCCCAATAGACAAAATATTATTTCAATAACATAACAGCGATGCAGACTGAGATGTCTCACTCTGAttcataaataaaatatattattttaataacAAAACAGTGACGTTGACTGAGATGTCTCACTCTGATCAACAAAGGATTACTTTAACAAAACAGTGATGTTCATCATGATCTCTCACTCTGATCCAAAAAGGAAAATATATTACTTGAATTATAAAACGGTGATGTTGATCATGTTGTTTGACTCGGATCCCAAAAGACAAAATATTATTTCATTAACATAACATTGAATGAGATGTTTCACTCTGATccacaaagaaaatatattactTTAATAACAAAACTGTGATTTTGAAGTTGTGTCACTCTGAtcaaataaataaagatatttcaataacaaaACAGCGACGTTGATTATGATGTCTCGCTtagatacaaaaatacatatatatatattttttaatcaatgacAAAACAGTAATGTTGACTGAGCTGTCGCACTCTGACCTAAAAAgggaagatatttcaataacaaaACTGACGGTGACTGAGATGTCTCACTCTGATCATAAAAGGAAATAAATAACTTAAATACCCAAACAGTGACTTTGACTGAGATGTCTCACTCTGATCCAAAAAGGAAAATATTTTACTTTAATAACAAAACAGTggggcaggggttagtgcgtctgcctcacaatacgaaggtcctgagttcaatcccaggctcaggatctttctgtgtggagtttgcatgtcctccccgtgactgcgtgggttccctcctggtactccggcttcctcccacttccaaagacatgcacccggggataggttgattggcaacactaaatggtccctagtgtgtgaacatgagtgtgaatgttgtctatctgtgttggtcctgcgatgaggtggtgacttgtccagggtgtaccccgccttccgcccttctgtagctgagttaggcaccagcaacccgaaagggaataagcagtagaaaatggatggatggatggaaggaacaaAACAGTGATGTTGATCATGATGTCTCACTCTGATCAGAAAAGGAATGACATTTCCATAACAGTGATGTTGACTAAGGCGTCTGACTCTGATCCCAAAAGACAAAATATTATTTCAATAACATAACTGCAATGCAGACTGAGATGTCTCACTCTGATTCAGAAAGAAAATGTATTACTTTAATAACAGAACAGTGACGTTGACTGAGATGTCTCACTCTGATCAACAAAGGATTACTTTAATAACAAAACTGTGATTTTCATCATGATTTCTCACTCTGATCAAAAAAGGAATGACATTTCCATAACAGTGATGAtgattaaggcaggggtgtcaaacgtacggcccgcgggccacatcaggtccgcaaacaggttttatccggcccgctggatgagtttgccaagtacaaCAACGAGCCaaaatttttttatgaattaaaccgctgttctaaatgtgtccactagatgttgcaatggAAATTCTTCGTATCTTTGCAGAtgagatgcaaatataaaatattgaaaattaacaaactacataaaaaacatcctgttatttgattttgatattatttttttatctttgtagattgaaaattaacaccaaagaGTTGACTGATGATCATGAtcacataaagttaaagtaccaatgattgtcgcacacacacacacacacacacacgaggtgtggtgaaatttgtcctctgcatttgacccatacccttgttcaccccctgggaggtgaggggagcagtgggcagcagcagtgccgcgcccgggaatcatttttcgtgatttaaaccccaattccaacccttgatgctgagtgccaagcagggaggtaatgggtcccattttaataaTTCCGATCGTATGAAAAAActcaaataaaggtagaatactattaacaacaacatgtaagtgtaaaaaaaaaaaaaacataatttgtatATTATCAGAATGTgcactcttgttctgtttttaaacacagaaaacagtcTGATGTTTGTCTatattttcaagttatcgtgcTCTAATTTTCCTAGTCCGCCCacatgggagtagatttttctccatgtgaccccgatctaaaatgagtttgacacccctggattaaggTGTCTCACTCTAATCCCAAAAGACAAACTTTTATTTCAATAACATAACAGCAAGGCTGAGTGAGATGTCTCACTCTCATCAAAAAAGTTAATATATTACTTAAATAACAAAACAGTGATGTTGATCATGTTGTCTCACTCTGATCcaaaaagacaaaatattatTTCAATAACATAACATTGGCTGGGATGTCTCACTCTGATccacaaagaaaatatatttcaataacatAATTGTGATGCTTACTGAGATGTCTCACTCTGATCCAAAAAACGCCAGATCTTGTCACTGACCAAGAAGTCTCACTCTGATTTATTTGTAGCTGAAATGTGTGTACTGCCACCTTCATCACAGTCGTCTTCCTCAGGAGCTTCCTGGACGCCCCTTCCCCCTCCTCATCCTCGTCTTCAACCCCCCCCACGCAGCTGGGCTCCCCGACAGGGTCAAGTTCAAGCGCAGGAAGTGGCGTCGCCACGCCGTCTGTCGCTTCCTCCTGTTTCTCTGTGCCCGATCACTTTTCCTGCGAGGTGACAAACTTTCTTTTGAAAACATTATTTCCCAATGTTTGGAAGTTTGAGCGGGAGCGTCTCTTGGGCCCGCAGGTGGAGGCGCTCTTCAGAGGTCACTTCCTGCCGCCGGTGGCGCCCGAGCGGCTGTGCCTGGTCTGTGGCGACATGGCGTCGGGATTCCACTATGGCGTGGCGTCCTGCGAGGCCTGCAAGGCCTTCTTCAAGCGCACCGTCCAAGGTGACACACGTCTCACgtgtggtcatgtgaccgccgtgtggtcatgtgaccgccGGGTGGTCATGTGACCCTGGTGAAAGCACTGCTTATTCCAATACAAAACATCTCCAAAGACTATGAATAAtaacacttcctgttttatttggGTTAAAGCATGCCTgcgggggaggggaggggagggggctgATCAATGCTAATCTCAATGGATGTGGACAAGCTGAACCCCAACATTTGTTATTGATTAGCGTGAGAGCAGACAGCAATAATCACATCTATTGATCACTGGTGCATTCTTCACTTGGTCTGACTTCCCTGGACTTGGACTCTACTGTGTGGTTGCCTAGGCAACATGGAGTACAGCTGCCCTGTGAGCAAGGAGTGTGAGATCAACAAGCGGAGGAGGAAGGCGTGTCAGGCTTGTCGCTTCCACAAGTGTCTGCAGGCCGGGATGATGAGGGAAGGTCAGTGGGGCTTTATTCCATCTTAGCCTCTATTTTATTCACTTTTATCTTCCACTTGAATCCATCTTAACTACTATTTTATTCCCTGTTAACCTCTATTTTATTCACTTTTATCTTCCACTTTAATCCATGTTAACTGCTATTTTATTCTATTGCAGCTTCAGCGTTATTCCATGTGAGCTTTGTTGTTTTCCATGTTAGCCTCTTATTTTATTCCCTTTTATCTTCCACTTTAATCCATGTTAACTACCAGTACTATTTTATTCCCTGCCAGCCTCTATTTTATTCGCTTTTATCTTCCACTTGAATCCATCTTAACTACTATTTTATTCCATGTTAGCTTCTATTTGTATTCACTTTATCTTCCACTTTAATCCATGTTAACTGCTATTTTATTCTATTGCAGCTTCAGCGTTATTCCATGTGAGCTTTGTTGTTTTCCATGTTAGCCTCTTATTTTATTCCCTTTTATCTTCCACTTTAATCCATGTTAACTACCAGTACTATTTTATTCCCTGCCAGCCTCTATTTTATTCACTTTTATCTTCTACTTGAATCCATGTTAAATACTATTTTATTCCATGTTAGCTTCTATTTGTATTCACTTTATCTTCCACTTTAATCCATGTTAACTGCTATTTTATTCTATTGCAGCTTCAGCGTTATTCCATGTGAGCTTTGTTGTTTTCCATGTTAGCCTCTTATTTTATTCCCTTTTATCTTCTACTTTAATCCATGTTAACTACCAGTAATATTTTACTCCCTGTCAGCCTCTATTTTATTCGCTTTTATCTTCCACTTGAATCCATCTTAACTACTATTTTATTCCATGTTAGCTTCTATTTGTATTCACTTTATCTTCCACTTTAATCCATGTTAACTGCTATTTTATTCTATTGCAGCTTCAGCGTTATTCCATGTGAGCTTTGTTGTTTTCCATGTTAGCCTCTTATTTTATTCCCTTTTATCTTCTACTTTAATCCATGTTAACTACCAGTAATATTTTACTCCCTGTCAGCCTCTATTTTATTCGCTTTTATCTTCCACTTGAATCCATCTTAACTACTATTTTATTCCATGTTAGCTTCTATTTGTATTCACTTTATCTTCCACTTTAATCCATGTTAACTGCTATTTTATTCTATTGCAGCTTCAGCGTTATTCCATGTGAGCTTTGTTGTTTTCCATGTTAGCCTCTTATTTTATTCCCTTTTATCTTCCACTTTAATCCATGTTAACTACCAGTAATATTTTACTCCCTGTCAGCCTCTATTTTATTCGCTTTTATCTTCCACTTGAATCCATCTTAACTACTATTTTATTCCATGTTAGCTTCTATTTGTATTCACTTTATCTTCCACTTTAATCCATGTTAACTGCTATTTTATTCTATTGCAGCTTCAGCGTTATTCCATGTGAGCTTTGTTGTTTTCCATGTTAGCCTCTTATTTTATTCCCTTTTATCTTCCACTTTAATCCATGTTAACTACCAGTACTATTTTATTCCCTGCCAGCCTCTATTTTATTCACTTTTATCTTCTACTTGAATCCATGTTAAATACTATTTTATtccatttcagcttctgttttacTCCATGTGAGCTTCATtttattctatccatccatccattttctaccgccttttCCCTTCGAGGtcacggggagcgctggcgcctatctcagctacaatcgggcggaaggcggggcagaccccggacaagtcgccacctcatcgcagggccaacacagatagacagacaacattcacactcacattcacacactagggccaatttagtgttgccaatcaacctatccccaggtggatgttaGCCTCTATTTTATTCACTTTTATCTTCTACtttagtccatgttaactactaTTTTATTCCATTTCAGCTTCTGCTTTACTCCATGTGACCTTTATTTCATTCCATGTTAGCCTCTATTTTATTCCCATTTATCTTCTACTTTAATCCATGGTAGCTTCTACTTCATTGCCCTTTATTTTATACTTTAATCCATGTTAACTATTTTATTCCATTTCAGCTTGTGCGTTATTCCATGTTAGTCTCTATTTAATCCATTTTTATCTTCTACTTTATTCCATGGTAGCTTCTATTTTATTCCCCTTTATCTTATACTTTAATCCATGTTATCTTGTACTTTAATCAGTGTTAGCTTCTATTTTATTCCCTTTTATCTTTTACTTTAATCCATGTTAGCTTTTATTTTATTCCATCTtaacctttttttatatttttttccgttTTATTCCATTTTAGTGTCTATTTTATCGCATGTTtgcttctattttttatttaatttcagtTTCTGTTTTATTCCATGTTAGTGTCTATTTTATTGCATGTTTGCTTCTATTTCAGTCCATGTTAACGTCAATTGTATTCCATGTTAGCTTTTATGTCATTCCACTTTGGCTTAAATTTTAGCTTTAAAGTTATTGGGTGATAGCTTCGAAGTGTGTTTTCATGTTACTTTCTACGCTATTCCACGTAAGCTTCTATGTTATGCCACATTGgctttaatgcattttttttatgttattccaTGTTGTCTTCAGTGCTATCTTATATATTATTCCACCTCTGAATCAGTGCTAGTTACTATGTTATGCCACATTGGATTCAATGCTCGCTTTCATTTTATTCCATGTTGGTTTAAATGCTAGCCTTTTATGTTATTCAACGTTGGCTTCAAGGCTAGCTACTATGTTATTCCACATTGGCTTTAATGCTAGCTTGTATGGTATTACACATTGGCTTCAATGTTATTCCACATTGGCTTCAATGCTTGTCTGTTATTCCATGTTGGATTCAATGCTAGCTTTTTTGTTATTCCACGTTGGTTTGAATGCTAGCTTCTATATTATTCCATGTTGGCTTCAATGCTAGCTTCTATGGTATTCCACTTTGGCTTCAATGCTAACTTCTATGTTATTCCACATTGGCTTCAATGCTATCGTCTGTCATTTCACGTTGGACTCACTGCTAGCTTCTATGGTATTCCACTTTAGCTTCAATGTTAGCTTTTATGTTATTCCATGTTGGCTTCAATGCTCGCTGTTATATTATTCCATATTGGTTTAAATGCCAGCTTCTACGTTATTTCACGTTGGATTCAATGCTAGTTTCTATGTTATTCCACGTTTGATTAAATACTCGCTTTTATATATTCCACGTTGGATTAATGCTATCTTTTTTGTATTCCACGTTGGATTAATGCTAGCTTGTATGTTATTCCACGTTGGCTTCAATGCTAGCTTGTATGTTATTCCACGTTGGTTTCGATGTCATACTATCCACATGATAATGTGGACTCCAACATGACGGAGAAGCGCGGTCTAAAAAGTTTGTTTCCTGCAGGCGTTCGCATGGATCGAGTGAGAGGAGGACGACAGAAGTACAAAAGACGAGCTGAGGCAGGAATAACTTCCTATTCCAGAACGCCGCACGCCGCCTGCAGCAGCCGCAGCCGTGAGTGAAATGTTGGTGAAGGCCATTTTGAACGTCACCTGACTGTCGCCGTTGTGTCGATTAGGAAACAAGGTCATTTCCCATTTGCTGCTGACAGAGCCCGCCCCTCTGGCTGCCAATCAGGATGAATCGACCAATGACGGCACCCTGCTGACCCTCTGCGACCTCCTCAACCGCCAGCTGCTGGTTCTGATTGGCTGGGCCAAGCAGATCCCAGGTACAGCACACCTTATCCACGCGAGCTACAGGCATGGACACTAATGGCTTCTGGCGTGTTTACATTGCAGGCTTCTCCGCGCTCTCATTGGTGGACCAGATGTCACTGCTGCAGAGCGGCTGGATGGAGGCGCTgctggtgggcgtggcctggcgCTCGCAGGGCGCGGCGGGGAAGGAGCTGGTGTTCGCCAAGAACCTTCGCCTGGACGAGAGTCAGTGTCGCCTCACCGGCCTCAGTGAGCTCTACCACGCCGTACGTCACCTGACCTCACGTTACCGTCTCATGGAGCTCAGCCTCGAGGAGGTGGTCACCCTCAAGGCCATGGCCCTCGCCAACGCAGGTAAACACACACACTGAACACAAGGCGTCTAAAGTCATTTGCATTCCACAGCTAATTTTTATATtgtgaaaattaaataaaaaatgaaacacTGCCTTGCTTAAGAACAATTACTATAACcaacactaaatatatttatatgtatagttatatatagttatatttctATACATTAAATATCAATTATGAATACAGTATGCCTCCCCTTAGCCACACAAATCATACATTTTTAAagaacgatatatatatatatatatatatatatatgtatttatatatatatgtatgtatgtatttatatatatatatatgtatatatttattttattcatatacacatatatattatttatacatatatatgtataaataatatatgtgtaaataaaatataaatataatatacgtgtgtgtatatatatgtacatttatatatatatatatatactagacaaaaagcgctatataactatAATCACGTGTatgaataaaatataattaaatatatctgtatatattaaattatgaaaaaatatatttcattgtaatatttattttttatatataatacGTGTCTATATTTGTCTTTTTATTAgggtaaaaaatatttgattgtaattatttttaaatatttaatttttaagtGTAATATTAAGTCATGATAATAAACGAATTTGAAATGTTTTAaaagtaatatataaatatatataatatatttatatttataatatatacaacTTTTTTCATTGTATTTATTAATTGTAACATATAAGTGCCTATATTTTTGTATCATTTTATTATAGTATGTATTTAATCGTAGTATATTGTTATAACTGTATATGtttcataatactttattgaaaaatattttaatataattatttcaaaataatacattattttgTGAAATAATGTGATATTGAAAATTTTGTGTAATTCACAGTTTTTGTATAATGTACAATGTGTACTTTAGggacaacttgtattttaaccTACATTGCATTCATGTGAGCATGTAATGAAAAACATATTTCAGTAAGAGTCTGTTATGTATGTTGTCATTTTCATTAAGTACATTGTCAAGGTAAAATATAAAGAAACCTATGTAATGTGTGGTTAGCAGTTGTTGGACTTGGGTCAGCGTGGACCTATTGATCCCTGAAGAGTGGTTATTGGTATTGATCGGTGGCTGGCTGGGAGGCCATTGTAGTAATATTGATCAGCAACTCCATGAGTCGTCTTTCTGGGGGCTTTTGGAATAAACAAGGTGATTGGATGGTTTGTTTGATGAGACAAGCAGCTGTGTTTGCGATCAATAAGAGACACCCTGGCGGAGGTCTCCTCTCTTTTAAAATGTCTGCCGGAGGACGTGATGCCCATTAGCACAGCGCACAAAACAAAGCAGCGTCCGATGTGTGAGCGTGCACGCATGGACGCGCATCCACGGGAACCATGTCACACTTTATGCATTATTTAGTTTTCCAATGTCTCCGCCTCCACCAGACGTGGACCCGGTGGACTGTCCCGACTCGCTGCAGCGCTTCCAGGACGGTCTGCACGAGGCCCTGCAGGACTACGAGGCGTCCTGCGGGGGGCGCCACCGAGCGGGCCGCCTGCTGATGAGCCTCCCGCTGCTGCGTGAGACGGCCGAGCGGGCCGTGGAGGTTCTGCTGAGGACGCGCCGTCGCGTTCCTCTCCACAGACTGCTGCTGGAGATGCTGGACGCCAACTTGGCCAAGGTCTAAGCGCATCCTGGCCATCATCCACGCTCAGGGACACGGCGACAATGGAAGACAAACATTTTGGGGCACGCCGCATCACGCCTTGTTTGGTGGATTCATCCACCATCTCAGAATGGACTACTTAGaccggggtgtccaaagtttttccacTGACAAGTGAACGCACACGGGgccattttgataattttcattttcaaaacaaatatattttgtaaccCTCAAATATGGTGAGTGTTAAAGATTCCGGGGACCCAAaatggtctcagtcattaaagtgtgAAGAAAACAAGTcacatattaaatgtttttttttttactttcaccgCTTGAATAGCAATAGATCAGGGTTTCTTATGGCAtgacattagtgccaaaaatccaagcgcataaaaactgttatcgcgcgctgattctccacttcgcgcgCGCATGTGGTGCCTTTTTGCAGGCGCACGGTGCCTATGTGCGCACGCTCCGTCTCGGTCTGGCATCTCTCCTCGCgctgtcatgtttgttttggcactttgggggcgggAATGGTTAG
This window harbors:
- the LOC133536955 gene encoding estrogen-related receptor gamma-like produces the protein MDVEDLDYHSVSTERSFLDAPSPSSSSSSTPPTQLGSPTGSSSSAGSGVATPSVASSCFSVPDHFSCEVEALFRGHFLPPVAPERLCLVCGDMASGFHYGVASCEACKAFFKRTVQGNMEYSCPVSKECEINKRRRKACQACRFHKCLQAGMMREGVRMDRVRGGRQKYKRRAEAGITSYSRTPHAACSSRSRNKVISHLLLTEPAPLAANQDESTNDGTLLTLCDLLNRQLLVLIGWAKQIPGFSALSLVDQMSLLQSGWMEALLVGVAWRSQGAAGKELVFAKNLRLDESQCRLTGLSELYHAVRHLTSRYRLMELSLEEVVTLKAMALANADVDPVDCPDSLQRFQDGLHEALQDYEASCGGRHRAGRLLMSLPLLRETAERAVEVLLRTRRRVPLHRLLLEMLDANLAKV